From Danaus plexippus chromosome 11, MEX_DaPlex, whole genome shotgun sequence, the proteins below share one genomic window:
- the LOC116766016 gene encoding tissue inhibitor of metalloproteinase, translating to MLTRLLTFALVAASWRADACTCEPDHPQTHFCNSDFVIVGRVQKMFRGTDFYDAYKVKIRNIFKATPKAALALKSGRILTPSQDSLCGMALQPRETYVITGRVVHLQAHIHLCGYVNKWREVTPRQRKGFRLLYKQGCTCKVHVKRRSTKSPNTCVTGYDECYERHGVCLHDRERRCRWTRAPALTRCLQKQHFNSTMT from the exons ATGCTGACGAGGCTGCTGACCTTTGCTCTGGTGGCCGCTAGCTGGCGTGCCGACGCCTGCACATGCGAGCCCGACCATCCACAAACACACTTTTGCAATAGCGATTTTG TGATCGTGGGACGAGTACAAAAAATGTTCAGAGGAACAGATTTCTACGACGCTTATAAGGTTAAAATTcgaaatatattcaaa GCAACCCCGAAGGCCGCATTAGCGCTGAAATCCGGCAGAATCTTGACGCCTTCACAAGATTCGCTGTGCGGAATGGCACTCCAGCCTAGAGAGACTTATGTTATAACAG gtCGTGTAGTACATTTGCAAGCACACATACACCTTTGTGGCTACGTAAATAAATGGCGTGAAGTAACGCCGCGACAACGGAAAGGTTTCAGGCTGCTTTACAAACAAGGCTGCACGTGTAAG GTCCATGTGAAAAGACGCAGCACAAAATCTCCTAACACCTGCGTGACGGGTTACGACGAGTGCTACGAGCGACATGGAGTATGTCTTCACGACCGCGAAAGACGCTGTCGCTGGACTAG